One part of the Phacochoerus africanus isolate WHEZ1 chromosome 7, ROS_Pafr_v1, whole genome shotgun sequence genome encodes these proteins:
- the NECAP1 gene encoding adaptin ear-binding coat-associated protein 1 isoform X1, whose product MAAELEYESVLCVKPDVSVYRIPPRASNRGYRASDWKLDQPDWTGRLRITSKGKIAYIKLEDKVSGELFAQAPVEQYPGIAVETVTDSSRYFVIRIQDGTGRSAFIGIGFTDRGDAFDFNVSLQDHFKWVKQESEISKESQEMDARPKLDLGFKEGQTIKLSIGNITTKKGGASKPKTAGTGGLSLLPPPPGGKVTIPPPSSSVAISNHVTPPPIPKSNHGGNDADILLDLDSPAPVTTPAPVPVSASNDLWGDFSTASSSVPNQAPQPSNWVQF is encoded by the exons ATGGCGGCCGAGTTGGAGTATGAGTCGGTCCTGTGTGTGAAGCCCGACGTCAGCGTCTACCGGATTCCGCCCCGGGCCTCCAACCGCGGTTACAG GGCATCTGACTGGAAATTAGATCAACCTGATTGGACAGGTCGCCTCCGAATCACTTCCAAAGGGAAGATTGCGTATATCAAACTCGAGGATAAAGTTTCAG GGGAGCTTTTTGCTCAGGCACCAGTAGAACAATATCCTGGTATCGCTGTGGAAACAGTGACAGATTCCAGCCGCTACTTTGTAATCCGGATCCAGGATGGTACTG ggCGCAGTGCTTTCATTGGCATTGGCTTCACAGATCGAGGTGATGCCTTCGACTTTAATGTCTCTTTACAAGATCACTTCAA GTGGGTAAAGCAGGAATCTGAGATTTCCAAAGAATCTCAGGAAATGGACGCTCGTCCCAAGTTGGATCTGGGTTTCAAGGAAGGACAGACCATCAAGTTGAGTATTGGG aacATTACAACCAAGAAAGGAGGTGCTTCTAAGCCCAAGACTGCAGGGACTGGGGGCCTGAGCTTACTCCCACCGCCACCTGGAGGCAAGGTCACAATTCCCCCGCCATCCTCTTCAGTTGCCATCAGCAACCATGTCACTCCACCACCCATACCGAAATCTAATCATGGAGGTAATGATGCAG ATATCCTTTTAGATTTGGATTCTCCCGCTCCTGTCACGACACCAGCACCAGTTCCAGTTTCTGCAAGCAATGACTTGTGGGGAGACTTTAGCACTGCATCCAG CTCTGTTCCAAACCAGGCACCACAGCCATCCAACTGGGTCCAGTTCTGA
- the NECAP1 gene encoding adaptin ear-binding coat-associated protein 1 isoform X2 — MAAELEYESVLCVKPDVSVYRIPPRASNRGYRASDWKLDQPDWTGRLRITSKGKIAYIKLEDKVSGELFAQAPVEQYPGIAVETVTDSSRYFVIRIQDGTGRSAFIGIGFTDRGDAFDFNVSLQDHFKWVKQESEISKESQEMDARPKLDLGFKEGQTIKLSIGNITTKKGGASKPKTAGTGGLSLLPPPPGGKVTIPPPSSSVAISNHVTPPPIPKSNHGDILLDLDSPAPVTTPAPVPVSASNDLWGDFSTASSSVPNQAPQPSNWVQF; from the exons ATGGCGGCCGAGTTGGAGTATGAGTCGGTCCTGTGTGTGAAGCCCGACGTCAGCGTCTACCGGATTCCGCCCCGGGCCTCCAACCGCGGTTACAG GGCATCTGACTGGAAATTAGATCAACCTGATTGGACAGGTCGCCTCCGAATCACTTCCAAAGGGAAGATTGCGTATATCAAACTCGAGGATAAAGTTTCAG GGGAGCTTTTTGCTCAGGCACCAGTAGAACAATATCCTGGTATCGCTGTGGAAACAGTGACAGATTCCAGCCGCTACTTTGTAATCCGGATCCAGGATGGTACTG ggCGCAGTGCTTTCATTGGCATTGGCTTCACAGATCGAGGTGATGCCTTCGACTTTAATGTCTCTTTACAAGATCACTTCAA GTGGGTAAAGCAGGAATCTGAGATTTCCAAAGAATCTCAGGAAATGGACGCTCGTCCCAAGTTGGATCTGGGTTTCAAGGAAGGACAGACCATCAAGTTGAGTATTGGG aacATTACAACCAAGAAAGGAGGTGCTTCTAAGCCCAAGACTGCAGGGACTGGGGGCCTGAGCTTACTCCCACCGCCACCTGGAGGCAAGGTCACAATTCCCCCGCCATCCTCTTCAGTTGCCATCAGCAACCATGTCACTCCACCACCCATACCGAAATCTAATCATGGAG ATATCCTTTTAGATTTGGATTCTCCCGCTCCTGTCACGACACCAGCACCAGTTCCAGTTTCTGCAAGCAATGACTTGTGGGGAGACTTTAGCACTGCATCCAG CTCTGTTCCAAACCAGGCACCACAGCCATCCAACTGGGTCCAGTTCTGA